A region of Paroedura picta isolate Pp20150507F unplaced genomic scaffold, Ppicta_v3.0 Ppicta_v3_sca21, whole genome shotgun sequence DNA encodes the following proteins:
- the OVOL3 gene encoding putative transcription factor ovo-like protein 3: protein MPKSFLVKSRRSAQREAPDWGELSDQLRGDSYIPESSLVKNRPGPRLLRDAAAWDRSHDDPPSPLDSPQDAVGRHPRSDRGRSSQAAFLCSVCSKRFPLQRMLNRHLKCHNSVKKHVCRYCSKGFNDTFDLKRHLRTHTGIRPFRCLACDKAFTQRCSLESHLGKIHGLQQHYAYRQRRSKLFVCEDCGFTSGTSEDYYRHVHQCHPAGSLMGKATTTTLQNDLHAFYPSPYCG from the exons ATGCCCAAATCCTTCCTGGTGAAGAGCCGCAGATCGGCACAACGGGAAGCTCCCGACTGGGGAGAACTCTCGGACCAGCTCCGTGGAGATTCGTACATTCCCG AAAGCAGCCTGGTGAAAAACCGTCCAGGCCCCAGGCTCCTCCGGGACGCGGCTGCGTGGGACAGGAGCCACGATGACCCCCCAAGCCCGCTTGATTCTCCACAGGACGCCGTGGGAAGACACCCGCGGAGTGACAGA GGCAGGAGTTCGCAGGCCGCCTTCCTGTGCTCCGTCTGCAGCAAGAGGTTCCCCTTGCAGCGCATGCTGAACCGCCACCTCAAGTGCCACAACTCCGTCAAGAAGCACGTGTGCAGGTACTGCTCCAAGGGCTTCAACGACACCTTTGACCTCAAGAGGCACCTGAGGACGCACACAG GCATTCGCCCCTTCCGCTGCTTGGCCTGTGACAAGGCCTTCACCCAGCGCTGCTCCCTAGAGTCCCACCTGGGGAAGATCCACGGGCTCCAGCAGCACTATGCCTACCGCCAGCGCCGCTCCAAGCTCTTCGTCTGTGAGGACTGCGGCTTCACCTCTGGCACCAGCGAGGATTACTACCGTCATGTGCACCAGTGCCACCCTGCcggcagcctcatgggcaaggcCACAACCACCACCCTCCAGAACGACCTCCACGCCTTCTACCCTTCTCCCTACTGCGGATGA